From Patescibacteria group bacterium:
TTCTAAATGCTGGGAACCTTGTTGACCGCCATGAAGCGAACCCAGCATAAGCGAGACGAGTGCCATTGCAATGAAAGAAAAAATAGCTAAAGCAATGACAATTTCAAGAATGGCCTGCCCTTTTTTCTTATTCATATTCAGCTTTACCTGCGCCATTAATAGAAAGTGTGCGAGCACCTGATACGCTATGCGTGAGAATAACTGTTCCCGTAGCCGAAGGAAGAGCGAATGTATTTGAAAAAACAATTTCCTGAGATCCTTGGGTTAATGATGGCGCAAGTGAGATTGCAGAATCCAACTGCACAACTCGGTCATAGCCCTGTTCTCGTGCCGCATAGGATGTCCCCTGAAAAACAACATAGCGATCGGGACCGGTAGGATTACTATCAAAATAGATCCCATGAGGAATGTTATGAAGGCGTGCTGCGCTCATGGTACGCATAAGCCTCAGATTTTGTATAAGTTGAGCTGCTCCTTCGTTGAGTTGCGAACTTACCTGAAGATTTGAATAGATGGGAAATGCTGCTGCCACCAATAGAAGAGTGATGCCGCTCACGACCAAAAGCTCAATAAGCGTAAAACCGTACTTCATTTTTTTACCCCTCCTGTAATATTGTAAATTGGAGTAATAATTGAGAGAGCCAAAAATGCCACTGCAAGGCCTATGAAAATAAGGAGAGCTGGTTCTATGACAGTTGAGAGCGCTTTTGTTGCGCTATCCACTTCTGCTTCATAATATTCTCCGAGGTAGAGCAGCGTATCCTCAAGCTTGCCCGACTCCTCTCCAACGCGCACCATATGAACAAGAACCGAAGGAAAAAGAATAGGATATTGATCCAATATCTCATGAAGTGCGCTTCCTTTTGTAACGCGGATGCCAAGCTCTTGCATTGCAGATTTATAATAGAAATTTTCAAGAGTCTGTTTCATAATATCAAGCGCTTCATCAATGCGCAGTCCGCTTTTCAACAACATTCCGAGTGTTCTTGAAAATCTGGCAAGATTTGCCGCTTGCGTAATTTGCTTGACGATTGGAATCCGCAGAAAAAACCAATGCGTATAGGGGCGAATAAAACGCCGCTTCAGCAGCCATGCCAAAAAAATAATACCGCCAATAACACCAACAAGAAGCACTGTTCCGTGCTGCTCAACAAGCTTTGAAAAAGCAATAAGCCATTGTGTCGTAATCGGCAATTCCATCCGAAGTCCGGTAAACAGCGGCGTGATTTGCGGCAACACAAAGAATGCTATCACAAGACCCAATACAAGCGTTGCTATAAGTACGATAATGGGATAAATGAGCGCGCCTTTCACTTTCGAAATAACTGCACGATCTTTTTCCAGCTGCAATGCAAGGTGCTCAAGATTCGTTTCGAGTGTGCCTGATACTTCTCCGGCGCGCACAGCACTGACAAATAACCCAGAAAATACCTTTTTATGATCTGAGAGTGCATCGGCAAATGATCTGCCTGCAGTAACAGAACGAGAAACATTATCGAGAACGAACTTCAATGTTCCATGCGCAGAATCTTGCACGATATGCAAAGCTTCGGTGATTGAAAGCCCTGACTTCAGCATAATTGCAAGGTGCCGCGCCAATAACGTTCGCTGGGAAAGCGAAACGCCGCCAAGTGACATGGTAAGAGGGTTTTTTTTGGTTTTTTTTACCATACTCTTCTTATGTGCGGGTAACTCGAATCACCTCCTGAAAAGTCGTGATGCCCAAAAATATTTTATCAATGCCATCATCCAGCATTGTTGTCATGCCACCCTTCACAGCAGCATCCATGAGTTCCTCACTTGAAGCGCGGCGCAGGATTGCTTCGCGAAGAATATCATCAAGCTGCATGACCTCGTAAATACCTAAGCGCCCGCGATACCCCGTTTGGCTGCAAAGAGCACATCCCTTTCCACGGTACCATTGGATGTGAGCGATAGACTTTACGTTATGGGCAAGGATGCGTTCTTTAAGAAGTGTTTCATCTTCGATAAGCCGTTTTTCTTCCGGTGTTATGGTGTACGATTCGCGACACTTTTCGCATATTTTTCTCACCAAACGTTGAGCAATCACAATATTCACCGTACTTGCCAACAAGAACGGTTCAATATTCATATCGAGAAGTCGGGGCAGTGTTGTTGCAGAATCATTTGCGTGGAGCGTTGAGAGCACCAAATGCCCCGTCATTGCAGAGTTGATAGCAATGCCGGCTGTTTCTTCATCGCGAATTTCACCGACTAAAATAATATCCGGATCTTGGCGCAAAATAGAACGCAGCCCGGTGGCAAAAGTCAGATTGGTTTTGGCATTTACTTGGATCTGATTGATGCCTTCAATATCATATTCCACAGGATCTTCAATGGTAATAATATGAACATCCCGTTTATTGAGAATTTTTAAAATAGCGTATACCGTGGTGGTTTTACCGCTGCCGGTTGGTCCTGTCACCAAGATCATGCCATAGGGTTTTCGAATAGCGCGCTGAGTTTTTTTAAGATCATTTTCAGAAAATCCCAAATCATTGAGATTAAACTGCTGAGCTTTACTGGAAAGAAGGCGCATGACGACATTTTCTCCATAGGTTACGGGCACAACCGATACGCGGACATCGATTGTTTCGCCATCGGTAGCAAAACGGAATTTTCCATCTTGAGCTGCTCGATGTTCATCGGTACGCATTCGGGAAAGAATTTTAATGCGTGTTACAATCAGCTCGGTTAGTTCTTTTGGCATTTCCAAAACATCGTGCATAACGCCATCGATGCGGAATCGCACAAGAATTCTTCGAGAAGACGGTTCGACATGGATGTCTGATACGCGATTTTTGTAACCATAGTGGACGATCGAATCTACAAGCTCAACAATGGCACTGTCTCGTTCTTCACGGGAAAGCGAAAGGTTTTTTATGCGCTGATAGATGCCTTTAAATACCTCTATCAAGCTGCCCTTGTATTGCGCCACTGCTTTTGCAAGCCCTTTGGGAGTGATGACATAGACAATAATGGGTTCGCCAAACCGCTTCTCAAGAAGATGCCGCATAGAAAGATCTTCCGGATCGATCATTCCCACTCGAATACCCTCCGCTCCTCTGCCAAACGCTACAACTCCGCTTGCTTCTGAAACAATTTGGGGAATGAGATAAAAAACATTTTCTTCAATTGTTTCTTTGACAAGATCAACAAAGGGAACACCAAGAGCTTTGCCAAGCTGTGCTC
This genomic window contains:
- a CDS encoding type II secretion system F family protein, with protein sequence MVKKTKKNPLTMSLGGVSLSQRTLLARHLAIMLKSGLSITEALHIVQDSAHGTLKFVLDNVSRSVTAGRSFADALSDHKKVFSGLFVSAVRAGEVSGTLETNLEHLALQLEKDRAVISKVKGALIYPIIVLIATLVLGLVIAFFVLPQITPLFTGLRMELPITTQWLIAFSKLVEQHGTVLLVGVIGGIIFLAWLLKRRFIRPYTHWFFLRIPIVKQITQAANLARFSRTLGMLLKSGLRIDEALDIMKQTLENFYYKSAMQELGIRVTKGSALHEILDQYPILFPSVLVHMVRVGEESGKLEDTLLYLGEYYEAEVDSATKALSTVIEPALLIFIGLAVAFLALSIITPIYNITGGVKK
- a CDS encoding prepilin-type N-terminal cleavage/methylation domain-containing protein, whose protein sequence is MKYGFTLIELLVVSGITLLLVAAAFPIYSNLQVSSQLNEGAAQLIQNLRLMRTMSAARLHNIPHGIYFDSNPTGPDRYVVFQGTSYAAREQGYDRVVQLDSAISLAPSLTQGSQEIVFSNTFALPSATGTVILTHSVSGARTLSINGAGKAEYE
- a CDS encoding GspE/PulE family protein produces the protein MARMSSEEKCIAIMIRKDIVSKDDVLALKKSIKGTKQDLFPALLEQNNLSEEKLGAQLGKALGVPFVDLVKETIEENVFYLIPQIVSEASGVVAFGRGAEGIRVGMIDPEDLSMRHLLEKRFGEPIIVYVITPKGLAKAVAQYKGSLIEVFKGIYQRIKNLSLSREERDSAIVELVDSIVHYGYKNRVSDIHVEPSSRRILVRFRIDGVMHDVLEMPKELTELIVTRIKILSRMRTDEHRAAQDGKFRFATDGETIDVRVSVVPVTYGENVVMRLLSSKAQQFNLNDLGFSENDLKKTQRAIRKPYGMILVTGPTGSGKTTTVYAILKILNKRDVHIITIEDPVEYDIEGINQIQVNAKTNLTFATGLRSILRQDPDIILVGEIRDEETAGIAINSAMTGHLVLSTLHANDSATTLPRLLDMNIEPFLLASTVNIVIAQRLVRKICEKCRESYTITPEEKRLIEDETLLKERILAHNVKSIAHIQWYRGKGCALCSQTGYRGRLGIYEVMQLDDILREAILRRASSEELMDAAVKGGMTTMLDDGIDKIFLGITTFQEVIRVTRT